In the genome of Nomascus leucogenys isolate Asia chromosome 12, Asia_NLE_v1, whole genome shotgun sequence, the window cggctaattttttatatttttagtagagacggggtttcaccgtggtctcgatctcctgacctcgtgatccgcccacctcggcctcccaaagtgctgggattacaagcgtgagccactgcgcccggcctgggagGGGATATTATAGTTAAAATAGGGACACTGCTACGATTTAGGCACCACCCAGCAAAATTGCTAATAGTAATGCAGACAATGTCCCAGACCACATTAATAAATAGATCAACACACTAGCATGGTATACTGGGAAACTGGGTAGGGCTAAAACAGCAATACACTTGGACAGTGCCCCTCCCTCAGGGCTTTCAGGATAACCATATTTGTTTTTTGCACAAGCCTTGGGGATCTAAGGGATCTAAAACTGGAAAATGGAGTGTACTCCAGTATGTATATGACCTTCTTGTGTGTAGCCCAACCCAGGGGGCATATGACTAAAATACTAAAGAACCTTAAATTTCTTTGTAGATGAGATACAAAGTGTCCAAAAGGAAGGCTCAGATTGCCTACCAATGGGTTCAATATTTAAGGTGTATCTTAACACCCAGAGCCCAGCAAATATCCCCAGAATGAGTGCAAGCCATATGTGGTTTGGAGCTCCCCCCACACCAAGCAACAGCTTCGTCGTTTTCTGGGGATGGCTGGGTTTTGCAGAAGATGGGTACCAAATTTTGGGCTCATCGCAAAACCCCTTTATGAAAGCAACAAGGGGGCCAGAAAATGAGCCAATCGAAAGGACTTTGGAAATGAGAGAAGGCTTTGTCAAGTTAAAACAGGCTGTCAGCCAGCCTCCCCCTCTTGGCATCCTAGACCTCACTAAGCCCTTGTATGTAGCAGAAAGGAAAGGCATAGCCATGGGAGTGCTAACCGCCTACTTCTCAAAGAAATTGGACAGGGTGGCCAAGCTGCTTGCAGTCAATGGCAGACACTGCTATTTTAGTGGAAGAAGCCACTGAAATCACCCTGGGTCAGCTACTGGAAGTATTAACCCCACATCAAGTCAAtcctagaaataaaaagacacatcTGTATGATGGGGGAAAGGTTAACCAAATACCAGGCTATGCTCCTGGACAATCTAGATGTGACCCTTAAAACCTGTAACACTGTGAATCCAGCTTGATTGCTGCCCACAGGCCCAATAATTAATCATTCCTGTGAGCAAGTTATTGCACATACATATGTTAGCCAGCCTGATTTAAAAGGTTGACCTCTCCCAGATTCAGAGAATGACTGGTTCACAGACCTCAGCAGCTTTGTATCAAACGGGAACACTGGGCCAGATATGCAATAGTAAATTACAATACAATTATTGAGGTCTAACCCCTGCCCCAGGTATGTCAGTACAAAAAGCTGAGATCATTGCTCTTACTCGAGCTCTGACattaggaaaagggaaaaagcttAACATCTATACAGATTCCAAACATGCATTTCTTGTGTTTCATGCTTATGCTGcaatttgaaaagaaagagaaagaggactACTAACTAGTAAATATTCCACCATAAAGCATGGGTCTGAAATTTTTCAACTGTTGGAATCAATACACTTGCCAAAAGCATAGCCATAATTCACTGTAGGGGGCATCAAAAGAACCTAACCCCTATAGCACAAGGGCACAGAAAGGCTGATAAGCCAAATCCACACTGCTCAGGGTGTAATCCCAACAAATTCTAGCACTGCTTCCTTTCTATGATTCCCCAATAGAACCTGAATATACATCACAGGGAGAACAGTTAATAAAGGAGGAAGATGGACAAAAACAAGGATCCCGGTGGTATATGGTATCAAAAGTGTATCTCCCTCAAACCAACCCAATGGAGAATTATAAAAATCCTGCATGACTCTTTCCATATATGAGGAGATGCCACTCTTGCCATGATAAACAGGCTCTTCATTGGGCCTGACTTAACTTCCGTGGTTAAGCAGGTCTGCCAAACCTGTTCACTGTGAGCATTCAACAACCCCAGGAACAAAATGCCTCCCCTAATAGAACCAGTCCGGAGAAGGGGCACTTCCCCAGGGGAAGAATGGCAATTGGATTTTACCCATATGCCAGCTTGTAGGGGATACTAGTTTTTGCTAGTACTAATAGACACCTTTACTGGCTTACCCTAGCAGAACAAAGAAGGCTAACGAAGTTATAAAGGTTCTCCTAAGATAAATAATCCCCAGTTTGGGTTACCCCAAAGCCTCCAAGGTGAGAACAGTACATCTTTCGTCTCCCAAATAACTAAAGGGGTTGCTAAGGCTCTCGGAATCTAATACTATTTACATTCAGCATGGAGACCTCAATCCTCTGGGAAAGTAGAAAGGGCTAATCCACCTCTAAAATGGGCATTAGCTAAGCTATGTCAGGAAACATCGGAAACTTGGGTCAGCTTGCTGCCCATACATAGTCTTTTTAAGGATCCATAATTCCCCTAGAGCCAAAATTAATATGAGCCTATTTAAAATGTCATACAgaagtcgtttttttttttttttttttttttgagacagagtctcactctgttgtccagactggagtgcagtggcacagtcttggctcactgcaacctccacctcccaggttcaagtaattctcctgcctcagcctcccaagtagctgggattacaggtgtgagccaccacacccggctaatttttgtatttttagtagagatggggtttcactatgttggccaggctggtcttgaactcctgacctcaagtgatccacccaccttggcctcccaaagtgctgggattataagaatgagccactgcacctggctggaaagGCCATTTTTAATGGATGATCTAATTACTGATCCAGAAATAGTCAGTTTAGTAAAATACGTAATTAACCAGAGACAATTTCAGCAGGCATTTTAAAAGTTTGGAACTCAAAGATTCCCTGCATTGGGAACTAACCAGCAACCCAAGATCAGGCCAGGAGATAAAAGTATTTGTTAAAACACGGAAAGAGGGGTCACCTGCTCAACAGCTCCAACCCAAATGGAAGGGACTTTTTCAGTGGTGTTGGCCACGCCTTCTGTagtcaaagtactaggattagaAGTTGGATACATCTTTCTAGGGTCAAGCCTGCAATACCTGAAGCCCCAGACCTGTAACTTGAAGCTTCCATCAGCCACTATACCTGTGAACCTGTGGAAGATCTGAAGTGCCTGTTTTAAAGACAGTCAAAAGATAAGTGAATGCCTACCAACTCTCCTTGGTGTCTATGCTGCATAGTTACTGTAGGTTTGATAATAGtagcaatttttatatttttacagtttAATTGCCTTCTTCCAAATGGATGGAATCATTTCCTTTgtaataattaagcaaaatgttttaattcatttttgtaacATTATTCCTGAGAGGATAGGTATACACCCCCTGAGGTTCCtattcaaaagaacaaaataacagATAAGTATTTTTAGTCCCATAATGGTTAGCCCTGGCCTGTGTATACTGGGACCAGGCATACTGGGAATCAGCTTAATTTTACAGCAGGGCTTTATTTTACTTCTCTGGCAATGAATGGATTCTGGGTATTTATTAAGACTTTAAAATTTAACCCAAAGACTGTTAAATACCACCAGTCCAGCTCTGGCAAAGGACTGTTGGCTTTGTTTATCTCCACCATCACCAAAATACACTGCCATCGCAATCCCAGGCTTATCTTGGGCCCTTGAAAAAATGTCCTACCACCTCAACTACAAGGGAGGGACTCCCTTCAAATTAATGGACCTGCATGACTTCTATGACTTCAAAATTACATAAACGACCAAAGTTACAATGTCAGGATGAGCAGTAAACCTTCTCCAGTCCTACCAAAGTAACCTTTCTGGGGTTGCATCTCCTCAAAAACCTATTTGGGGCCCAATAACGCACAAAGAACTAAAATCCCAGGTGCCActttgtactaaaaaaaaaaattctagtcaGACCCTGGGAACCTTGAGTCATCAGAGTAACTACACCCTAGGGATTAACCTCTCACATGATATGTAAGCTATGCAGTTACCTAGGCTGCATCATTTAGAAAACCTGTATGGTTTTCATGAAACTATTCCTAATTAAGGGCACTTTAAAGGACACACAGTCTAAGTACTGTCAAGGTAGGACCACTAGCTGTGTTCACATTTTCACTTGGGAAGACTGTAGTAATCCTAAGACAGCTAGTTGCCTTTTGGTTCTCCAGTATGAAAATACCTCTGGGTGGTTGCTGGTGGACACTAAGCATAACTACCTTCACCAGGAAAACTTAACTGCTGGGACAACTCAGGATACTTCCCAAGGTCCTTTCCAGCCTTTAACTGGAGCCACCTTAGCAGGGACCTTAACCactggggaaagaaaaacaaaaagctaaccCATATGTTCACCAGAGAATGATTTTTGTCTTGAAAATCACGGAGTCTTTTTCCTGTGTGGAACTAGTTCTTAGTTATGTTTACCAATCAAATGGACTGAAACCGCTACACTTCTTTATTTAGCCCCTGAAATCTATATAGCTCTCAATAACCGGTCTCTCATACCTTTAACTGCACCCGCCAGGCACAAATGAGCCATCAAACTCATACCCCTTTTGGTAGGACTAGGAATAACCGCAGAAGTAAGAACAGGAGTTAGCAGGTTTGCAACATCCCTATCCTATTACCAACGTTTGTCCAAGGATCTTTCAGAGAGCTTGGAAGACACTGTCCAAAGTACCGTCACCTTACAAAATCAGATAGACTCCTTGGCAACGGTCGTTTTACAAAATAATAGGAGACTGGATTTCCTAGCTGCTGAAAAAGGTGGCATATGTCTTTTCCTGAAAGAAGAAtgctggggttttttgttgttgttgttttgttttgttttgagacggagtctcactctgtcatctaggctggagtgcagtggagcgatctcggctcactgcaagctccgcctcccggatttatgccattctcctgcctcagcctcccaagtagctgggactacaggcgcctgccaccatgcccggctaattttgctggttgttttttttttttttttttttcagtagagacggggtttcaccgcgttagccaggatggtctcgatctcctgacctcctgatctgcctgcctcagcctcccaaagtgctgggattacaggtgtgagccactgcgccctgccaaagAATGCTGTTTTTATGTCAACCAATCAGCATTAGCAAGAGATGCCGCCTGAAAATTAGCTGATGGGGCCTCTAAAATATAACAACAGCTGTCTGAGTCATGGGGCTTCTGGTCAAGGGCACTAAGTTGGGTTTCATGTCTACTTCCCTTAGCTGGCACATTATTAACAATTATACTCACATTGACCATGTTGGACCATGTTTGTTAAATCTTTTaaccaaatgtattttttctcaCCTAGAGGCCATTAAGCTTCAAATGATCATGCAGTAGGGCTTCTATCCAGGGAATGATGCCAGCCCTGGCCATCAAGAAGTCATCCTGTCTCCACTAGACAGAGCAGGGTGAGAGTTCCATGGTCCCCAGTAGATAGGGACTGTGCCCCAAACGGCATGAAGCAGTTACAGAGGAAAGACTGTCAGTCCCTCTGACTCCtgtaaatatttgatattatGTCTCTCAAGagggaatgaggcaggagaatagggtctggagacaGGGAGCCTTCACTTTAGCCTCTGACTGGTCGCAGGCCAaatcttcatttgcatagggtgtAATTTAACTTCAGCCTCCAATTGGTCATGGGCCACGTCTTCATTTACAAAGGGTGTAACCAATAGGAAACCTCTAAAGAGTACTTAAACCCCAGAAGATTTTTCAACTGGGGTGCTTGAGCCACTTGCCCAAGCCTGCTTCTGCTCTGTGGAATGTACTTTCacttcaataaatctgtgcttttgttgcttcattcatttgttgttttGCTTGTGCATTTTGTTCAATTCTCTGTTCAATACGCCAAGAACCTGGGCAACTTGTAGTCAAGACCCTCCACTGGTAACACCCTGAGCATGATATTTGTGATGACATCAAGGAAGAACACACTGTGGAATTAGACACTGGCTCCCCAAGTGAGGAGTTGAGCAATGCTAGAGAGGCAAAGAAACAGACAATCttacagaaggaagaagagaggattCAGCCAACTAAAACCCCTTCATCTTCTCAAGCACCCCCAATGAAGGAAACTTGGGGGGAGATGAGAGCAAAGGATCACCAAATAATGCTTCATCCTCCATGAATCCTGAAGTGAGGCTTAGTAGCCCTCCAGGGAAGCCCAAAGACTCATCCAGTGTTGATGATCAGTCAGTGGGGACCCCAGTTGGGCCAGAAACTGGAGGAGAGAAAGATGGaccagaagaagaggaagaagaggactTTGATGACCTCAcccaaaatgaggaaaatgaaatgtcATCAGCTTCTGAGGATTGTCTGTCCCAGAACTCCAGGTGAGAGCTAGAGAATACTCTCAAGTATTTTGTGGACTCAGCAATATGTTTAACTTATTGATATGCCACCTGCTTGCTTGCTGCACTATGGATAGTCCTAAAATCATTTGTATTTGATTTGTGAATGCATTGTGGGACATGATTGTGGGGTTGAGGTGAAATGAGATGGAAAGGATGACATTTTCCTTATTAAACTCATTTACACATTAAATTGAATCACCTCACCATACTTTAAATGccttaaaaaatagtaaatagggccaggtgcggtggctcatgcctgtaatcccaggcatgggaggccaaggcgggcggatcacctgaggttgggagtttgagaccagcctgaccaacatggagaaatcgtgtctctaccaaaaatacaaaattagccaagcgtggtggtgcacgcctgtaatcccagctactcgggaggctgaggcagaattgcttgaacctgggaggtggaggttgcaatgagccaagatcacgccattgcactccagcctgggcaacaagagcgaaactccgtctcaaaaaaaaaaaaaaaaaaaaaatagtaaataggCCAGACttggtcgctcacacctgtagttccagcactttaggaggccgaggtgggaggatcacgacacgaggtcaggagtttgagaccagcctggccaccatggtcaaactctgactctactaaaaatacaaaaattagccgggtgtggtagcatgctcCTATAATTTCAGccattcagggggctgaggcatgaaaatcccttgaacccaggaggtggagtttgcagtgagccaagattgcgccgctgcactccagcttgggtgatggagtgagactctgttgcaagaaaaaaaaaaaaagaaagaggcataTAAATATGGGCTAAGGCAAAGGAAAACTATTTTCAGGGTAGAGAAGTTTTCAAAAGGCATCTTTTCCACTTTCCTGCTGTCAGGCCCAATGTCAGCTATCGCTGGGATTTCATAACTCAGGGAATTCCACTCTGACAGCTTTAGTGGGCTCCCCATTGTTTAACTTCAGATTATCCTGATACAGCTTTGTGCTGTTCTGCAATTCATGAGCCACTAGGAGCCATAAGTACTCTTTGGAGGGTTTTACAGGAAACAATGGAGAAACTGACTTGGCTGGCATCTGAAAGGCGCATGAGTCAGGAGGGTGAGTCTGAAGAAGAGAATTCTCAGGAGGAGAACTCTGAGccggaagaagaggaggaagaagaagcagaaggaatGGAAAGCCTGCAGAAAGAGGATGAAATGACAGATGAAGCAGTTGGAGACTCTGCTGAGAAGCCTCCTTCTACTTTTGCCTCGACGGCTCCAGAAGTGGAGACCAGCAGAACTCCACCAGATGAGCTAGGCAAACCTATACTGAAGGACCATTCTCACTTAACCTCATTGTCTAGAGGACAGTGTGCAGAgtgggtggcttataaaccaGGTGGAGGATTTCTAGAGGAAACCCTTTGGATCTCTTCTGCAACCCCGCTCCCCCAAAACACATTTAATGTGGTATCTTTGTGGAGAACAGATACTcagatattttgaaatggagtttttgctcgttgcccaggctagtgtgcagtgtcATCGTGATCTCacctcagtgcaacctccacctccagggttcaagcaattctcctgcctcagcctcccaagtagctgggattacaggcacatgccaccacgcccagctaaatttttttttgtatttttagtagagatgaggtttcatcatgttggccaggctggtctccaactcctgacatcaggtgatccaaccttctcggcctcccgaagtgctgggattacaggcgtgaaccacagctcctggcctactcaaaaaatttttaaattgattctcATCCATTGCTAGATTTGTATTAGCTTcgttcactttatttatttatttatttgagacggagtcttgctctgtcacccaggctggagggcaatggcacgatctcggctcactgcaacctccgcctcccgggttcaagcaattctcctgcctcagcctcccgagtggctgggattataggcgcccaccacccgaccaatttttgtatttttagtagagacagggcttcaccatgttggccaggctggtgaactcctgacctcaagtgatctgcctgcctcggcctcccaaagtgctgggattacacgtgtgagccaccatgcccggccattctagttttgtttttaggaggtgtgtgactttggacaaaacATTTAGCCTTTtgagtttccttatctataacgACATAGCTCTCCCAACCTTGCTgtgtggaataaataaaatattttgcaaatcaaTATATAGTGCTTCATAAATGTTAACATGTTACTAAGGATCAGTGAATATAGCCCTCCTCCTTTCTTAGGTTTCCCACCGTTTTCGAGAACTCATGCAGCTCTTCCACACTGCCTGTGAAGCCAGCTCTGAGGATGAACCAGTACCAGCAATGCAGACCAGCTGTCTGACCATGGGGACCTTCTGTCTGAAGAGGAGCTGGATGAATGAGACTCTGGGAATCATCTACACAGGACCAAACCCAACAGGCGCCCTGGCACTGGGGAGGCGGGTAGTTGTACTCCGCTTGTACAGTCCTTGAGCCCAGTTTACAGATCTGGAGAGCAGGAGCCCAGGACCAGGACAAAGGCTGGAGGATGGAGTAGGACCCAGGGGCTCTGCCATCCTAGGCATCATTCAAGGTCTTTTATGAAGACTTTACAAATCTCCTCTGTAAATAGCATCAAGAGTGGAGTTCAGCTCCGttctctacttttttttggtCTGATGGCACATATTTATTGTTCTGTGGTCTAATCGCAGTGTTTCTAAATGTAAAAAGTGCATATGTTGGTGTAGCTAGTCCCGCGACATTGAGCTCCTCTGCACGAAGACACTGGGCTCCTGCATCCAGCTGTTTTTATTGCAAACTAGCTCCTTTCTCCCACACTGGGAACTTTAGTCCACGAGGCTGTCACCATCCTGGTAGCACTGGGCCAGACTTTGTAGCTCCTGCAGCAGCTCTGCTACATCATCGTGCTCCACTCCAGCATCCATGAAGCTGGCCCAGCGCCGCAAGTCGAGTTTGGTGAGGTCTCTGGCCAAGGCTTCCAGGGTCTGGTGCAGGGACGAAGAGGAACACAGTGCCCCAAACACTGGGACGCTCTCCACTGCTGTGGAGGGAGAGGAAACAGAGACCTGTAGATGGATGATTATTCTGCCCTGGGACTCTGCCAAACTGATAAGGAAGTCCAACCTTAGTAGACTTGATTGTAAACTCAACAAATTTGGTGTATTGTCCCCTTAGTACACCAGTACTCCAAAGGAAGAATGCTTTTCTTGGGAGCCATAGGGTGAATAAAGGAATGTTTAACTGTGGACTTTTTCGCACTTTTAATCCAGGAATGGAGATAGTAAAAACTCTCCCATACttgaaacctcagttttcttcacCTCCTACCTACCTGCTCCCTTGGGGGAACCATCCAGAACCATACCCGGTGGACTGCAGCTTGCGAAGAGGTGGGGGTAAGGAGGAGCCACCCTGCAGGGAGTCAGCAGCAGATGGGAAGAACTGTGGGGGCAGAGAACAGCCACTAAGTGCGTAAGAAGTCAAGGGAGGGTTGTGGTTGGCAAGAAGGGCAGCAGCAACCGTTACACTGACCTCATGACTCCAGGCTGCTGCTGTTGTAAATACTGAGCCAAGACTTCTTCCCCAGTGGTACATGCATGAAGGGCGGAGGGTGGAGGTGTCCCCAGGGTGAGCTGGCTGCCAGAACAAAGCCCAAACCACTATTAGTCTGTGGCAGCATGAATAAGAAACTAAGAATTCTTATGTTATCAGGCCATCAGCTGGATCAAGGTATTCAgagcccccttttttttttctttttttcctttttaaggggtggggagggaacaACATCATTAGAATGCCCCAGAGAAATTAGGGGGAAAAGgatatgaaacaaaaatctgaCAAGGACTCCTAAGGACCAACAGCTCTCACCTCGTGTGGCATGCTCTGTCTATACCCCTCAGCACCACTGACTGGGCAAAGCAACGTGTTCCAGAAGGCTCCCCACATGCAGACAGTGGGGTCCATGGGGCGGCTCCTCCAAACTGCATCAGGGAATCAGGAAGGGACTGGCCTGGAGCCAAGGGGAAAGGGATGATTGCTCCTGCTGTCACCAcctaaagagaaggaagagaacacGTTATAGGACATTTTCTCAGCACTGACCTAACCCCTCACAAAGCTTCATACCTTTTTCCCACAGAAGCTCAGCATGTCAGCCAGATGAACCATGGAAACTGGAGAGGAGCAAAGGCGATAAGGAACAGTGACTGTGTCCAGGGCTGTAGCCAGGATGGCACTGCAGTGGAAGGGCAGAGTGGCCTGTAAGAAGACACCAAGAGGGGCACTTGGCCTCAGGCCTGGAAAAGAATGTGTGGAGGCAGAATATTAACACCAGAAAGATCCAGGGGACGAAGCAGGGGTATGTTTGGCCCCAGGCTGGACAAGCATAGGACAGTGTGATAGGAGAGGCCACATCACAGCTGAGTTCAAGCTCGGGCCTCAGGAACAGAGCCAGTAACAGACAGCGGCTGACTGGGAGTATGAGGAGGCCCTGTAGCCTGCTGCAGTCAGAACAAGAGCACCGAGACTTACATCATAATGCAGGTAAGGGAAGTTGACAGGTGGCTCAGGTCGCAGGCCCAGGCTCCCACCCAAGGACAAGGGGCAGACGAGAGAGCTGTGAGCAGTCAGGTGCACGAGACCAAAAGCTGTGTTTAATAGACGATAGATGTTTCTCTGGGCCTCCTGGTGAAGAAAGAGTAGTTTGCATTAAGGAACTCTCCCACTGGGATTCtcatttctccctccccaccatgTGACTGTTTACTTCTCTAAGTTCCACTCACCCCACGATGGTAGGGACCAGGTAGCAGGCCCCACGTTATTATTCCCCGCCCTGAATATTCATCTTGTAGCAGCTCTGCCGCCTTCGCGCCTACCCCAGAGAAGCCATCATGCAGGTCACACAGGATCTGGAAGCCCTGGGCGGAGGTGAGTGATGAAAGATAGTTAGCAGGATGAGAAGAGCTTCCACCCTGGAGTGCACGTTTCCACGTCGCTACCTGCAAGTAGTCACATTCCTCCACGTAGAAGTGCAGCCTGTCCTCCAGCTCTTCCTGGTACTTGGGTTCCTTTAGGACACTTTCCCCTTGGCCAAAAGCCTCCAGCCGACCTGCTTCCCTGCCACAAGTAAACACGATCCAAGACTTACATCTCTTCCCTCAACTCCTCAGCCTCTTGTcctgggg includes:
- the LOC115837567 gene encoding GON-4-like protein — encoded protein: MNPEVRLSSPPGKPKDSSSVDDQSVGTPVGPETGGEKDGPEEEEEEDFDDLTQNEENEMSSASEDCLSQNSRFPTVFENSCSSSTLPVKPALRMNQYQQCRPAV